In Parasegetibacter sp. NRK P23, a single genomic region encodes these proteins:
- a CDS encoding TonB-dependent receptor plug domain-containing protein, translating to MAVATNPEFQSFTNQTSGTWRLRAQQVFLIVLILGAALGGTAQAVPVKLTIRDSVTNQPLAFATVQTTDLQMRWMASDKGELTLNTSNTTLLVSYAGYASKEIHPNGINARTILLQPQSLRLKEVEVNGIRTRAQSNSSFLINRAAIDQIQAYSLDDILQLLPGKSITNTNLQGARAITLRGASTLAGIGQNNAFGVGIIVDDARISNNANMQTDDVGKWGAFRTFSASGYSSGDYAGGGFDIRQIPASNIEKIEVIAGVAPVKYGDVTDGAILIERQAGLAPYRGSVRMQNGITNMSVGKGFKLKKNRGLLSASFDYINSVADKRDKLKSYNRISGGIIWTKNLNAAIKNTFSLDLYSNLDNAKTNPDENNFRFTSFKNYGTRLSNRISFHLREKWLESIQFNVNASIGVQHSKDQYYLNYGVFGLSAADQTGTFEGSFIPPNYIALREIHGVPFSSGMRIELNSRPVGKAVVHQFSMGADASYDDNFGRGRLFDPLRPRFKPQSFLSERPYYFANEINLAQGGLYIQDQMKVHIGNAIFRNNFGMRMQLMGSNVSVNPRMNAALDVSPGLQFNFAYGISTKAPGLAHLYPGPVYYDIPRLSYYVPNKPEESVYVGHTEVITTTMQTAGRLQPAISHTLETGVSGRSGLFHYTLSAYLKTNKKGFNATPVLYPLYLPQLVVTGTQPGQKPSYGPNGSDELFVLRYNTMRNLLFSQTKGLEFSIGLRKIPSIQTSFDLSGAYTNSYYYNPGENYLVPDPLDMRLEAIIGIHQSTRYRTQQFVTTLSTAHHISAIGLLVNWRFQTFWLNGTDRYAYDGLPIGYISNTFEKVYLDAKDRGSDAYLLLRQNPLDPTDSRQPIVYGNFHLRISKAIGKKYRFSMYANNFLNIRPTYTNPSGTKIIYNEAPAFGADISFEL from the coding sequence ATGGCTGTGGCGACAAATCCTGAATTTCAATCTTTTACAAACCAAACAAGTGGTACATGGCGTTTACGCGCACAACAGGTATTCCTTATCGTGCTGATACTTGGGGCTGCGTTAGGGGGAACTGCGCAAGCAGTGCCGGTCAAATTGACCATCAGGGATAGTGTTACGAATCAGCCGCTTGCATTTGCGACCGTTCAAACAACTGATCTTCAGATGCGGTGGATGGCCAGCGACAAAGGTGAGCTGACGCTGAATACCTCTAACACAACATTGCTTGTTTCTTACGCCGGGTATGCGTCAAAGGAGATTCACCCGAATGGAATCAATGCACGCACCATACTGCTTCAACCTCAGAGCCTCCGGTTGAAAGAAGTGGAAGTAAATGGAATCCGTACAAGGGCGCAATCCAACTCCTCTTTTCTTATTAACAGGGCCGCCATTGATCAGATACAAGCTTACAGCCTGGATGATATTCTGCAACTCCTCCCGGGGAAATCCATAACCAACACCAACCTTCAGGGCGCAAGGGCCATTACGCTGCGCGGCGCAAGTACGCTTGCAGGCATTGGACAGAACAATGCTTTTGGCGTGGGGATCATTGTAGATGACGCGCGCATTTCAAATAACGCCAACATGCAAACGGATGACGTTGGCAAATGGGGCGCATTCCGGACGTTCAGCGCCTCTGGCTACAGTTCCGGCGATTACGCAGGTGGTGGTTTTGATATCCGCCAGATCCCGGCCTCCAATATTGAAAAGATAGAAGTGATCGCAGGTGTGGCACCGGTTAAATACGGCGATGTTACGGATGGTGCCATATTGATTGAAAGACAGGCCGGACTGGCACCTTACCGCGGCTCCGTTAGAATGCAGAACGGCATCACGAACATGTCTGTTGGTAAAGGATTCAAACTTAAAAAGAACCGCGGCCTGCTTTCCGCCAGCTTTGATTACATCAATAGTGTTGCAGATAAAAGAGATAAACTGAAATCGTATAACCGTATTTCGGGAGGAATCATCTGGACGAAAAACCTGAATGCTGCTATAAAGAATACCTTCAGTCTTGATCTTTACAGTAACCTCGATAATGCCAAAACGAATCCGGATGAGAACAATTTCAGGTTCACTTCATTCAAAAATTATGGCACAAGGTTATCCAACAGAATTAGTTTTCACCTCCGGGAGAAATGGCTGGAAAGCATACAGTTCAACGTTAACGCGTCGATAGGCGTACAACACAGCAAGGACCAGTATTACCTGAACTATGGTGTGTTTGGATTGTCGGCTGCCGACCAGACAGGTACGTTTGAAGGCAGTTTTATTCCGCCAAATTACATCGCGCTCCGTGAAATTCATGGTGTTCCCTTCTCCTCCGGCATGAGGATAGAACTCAACAGCAGACCGGTTGGGAAAGCTGTTGTTCACCAGTTTTCAATGGGAGCAGACGCTTCTTATGATGACAATTTCGGCAGGGGGCGTTTGTTCGATCCCCTGCGCCCGCGCTTTAAGCCGCAATCATTTCTTTCAGAACGCCCCTATTATTTTGCAAACGAAATCAATCTCGCCCAGGGAGGCCTGTATATACAGGATCAGATGAAGGTTCATATCGGCAATGCCATATTCCGTAACAATTTCGGCATGCGGATGCAATTAATGGGAAGCAATGTTTCTGTTAATCCCAGGATGAATGCAGCCCTGGATGTATCGCCCGGTTTGCAGTTCAACTTTGCCTATGGCATCAGCACAAAGGCGCCCGGTCTGGCGCATCTTTACCCCGGACCGGTGTACTACGATATTCCCCGCTTGAGCTACTATGTACCCAATAAGCCCGAGGAGAGCGTATATGTAGGACATACGGAAGTGATCACCACCACTATGCAAACGGCAGGACGGCTACAGCCAGCCATAAGCCATACGTTGGAAACAGGCGTTTCAGGCCGGTCGGGGCTTTTTCATTATACTTTGTCTGCATACCTGAAAACCAACAAAAAAGGGTTCAACGCAACACCGGTACTTTACCCTTTGTATCTACCACAACTGGTGGTAACAGGAACCCAGCCGGGACAAAAACCCTCCTATGGGCCTAACGGGAGCGACGAACTGTTCGTGCTGCGGTACAATACCATGAGGAACCTGCTGTTCAGCCAGACAAAAGGTTTGGAGTTTTCAATAGGCCTCAGGAAGATACCTTCTATCCAGACTTCATTCGACCTATCGGGTGCCTATACCAATTCATATTATTACAATCCGGGAGAGAATTATCTTGTGCCCGATCCGCTTGATATGCGGCTGGAAGCTATTATAGGCATTCACCAAAGTACCCGTTACAGAACGCAGCAGTTTGTAACAACATTGAGTACCGCACACCATATTTCCGCCATCGGATTGTTGGTTAACTGGCGCTTTCAGACCTTCTGGCTGAACGGTACCGACAGGTACGCGTATGATGGCCTTCCCATTGGGTACATTTCAAATACATTTGAAAAAGTTTACCTGGATGCCAAAGACCGGGGAAGCGACGCCTACCTCCTGCTGCGCCAGAACCCGCTGGACCCCACAGATTCACGCCAACCCATCGTTTACGGAAACTTCCACCTCAGGATTTCTAAAGCCATCGGGAAGAAATACAGGTTCTCTATGTATGCCAATAACTTTTTGAATATCCGTCCGACCTATACCAATCCTTCCGGGACGAAAATTATATACAACGAGGCACCGGCATTCGGGGCGGATATCAGTTTTGAACTCTGA
- a CDS encoding DUF4876 domain-containing protein yields MKKMLYLLVAITQVAMIVSCNKKELPFIPPSDVTVNISYATTYDYLPLEEVKVSIRNTETGQQYEKTAGAETAILFEDIPAGFYDATAQISFSPEKFLALSGYVEKDTVVFSATATRQVINANLSNVLTLALNTGKTGDLLIKQIYYAGSNTTTAASFRDQFIEIFNNSTEVIYADSLYITQLEGYRSASPNSTGAFRPDGQYDWQRAYGMPANINANTDYVYCKTIFRIPGTGKQYPIQPGTSIIIAQNALNHKSPYTGVDGTAITPQRPDLTIDLSGADFEAYYGTGRLNSDIDVPAIPNMIVIQDYGFQDMILDNPGRDAFAIFHYNGRIEDLPGYAVPRMDGAAPSASAKLVYQLPVTNLIDAVEVQHAVASSRFPKKLWAGIDAGFAFVPDGQYSSQSLIRKTSRQVNGRRFLKDTNNSTEDFDYFELAQPRGFKD; encoded by the coding sequence ATGAAAAAGATGCTATACCTACTGGTGGCCATCACGCAAGTGGCCATGATCGTTTCCTGCAACAAAAAAGAATTGCCGTTCATTCCGCCTTCCGATGTTACGGTGAACATATCCTATGCCACCACCTACGATTACCTGCCGCTGGAAGAAGTAAAAGTGTCTATCCGGAACACTGAAACCGGACAACAATATGAAAAAACCGCAGGGGCGGAAACAGCCATTCTGTTTGAAGACATCCCGGCCGGATTTTATGACGCTACCGCCCAAATCAGTTTTTCCCCCGAAAAATTCCTGGCGCTTTCAGGCTATGTTGAAAAAGATACGGTGGTGTTCAGCGCCACTGCCACCCGGCAGGTCATCAACGCCAATTTATCCAATGTGCTTACGCTGGCCCTTAATACAGGGAAAACCGGCGACCTGTTGATAAAACAGATTTATTATGCCGGCTCCAATACTACAACAGCAGCAAGTTTCAGGGATCAGTTCATTGAAATATTCAACAACTCCACGGAAGTGATTTATGCAGACAGCCTTTACATCACACAACTGGAAGGATACAGGAGCGCGTCGCCCAACAGCACCGGCGCATTCAGGCCGGATGGACAATACGACTGGCAGCGTGCTTACGGAATGCCGGCCAACATCAACGCGAATACTGATTATGTTTATTGTAAAACGATTTTCAGAATTCCCGGCACAGGAAAACAGTACCCCATACAACCCGGAACTTCCATCATCATCGCTCAAAACGCGCTTAACCACAAATCTCCTTACACCGGCGTAGATGGTACCGCCATTACACCACAGCGTCCGGACCTTACTATCGACCTGAGTGGCGCAGACTTTGAAGCTTACTATGGTACAGGCAGGTTGAATTCTGATATTGATGTTCCCGCCATACCCAATATGATCGTTATACAGGACTATGGCTTTCAGGATATGATTCTGGACAACCCGGGTCGCGACGCATTCGCGATTTTCCACTACAATGGAAGGATCGAAGACCTGCCCGGTTATGCCGTGCCACGTATGGATGGTGCCGCTCCTTCCGCCAGCGCCAAACTGGTGTACCAGTTACCCGTAACAAACCTGATTGATGCAGTGGAGGTGCAGCACGCGGTGGCCTCCAGCCGTTTTCCTAAAAAGCTATGGGCCGGAATTGACGCCGGGTTCGCCTTTGTTCCGGATGGACAGTATTCCTCTCAAAGCCTGATCCGTAAAACAAGCCGCCAGGTAAACGGCAGGAGATTTTTGAAAGATACCAACAACTCAACTGAAGACTTCGACTATTTCGAACTTGCACAACCCCGCGGTTTCAAAGATTAA
- a CDS encoding DUF6850 family outer membrane beta-barrel protein, giving the protein MYSRFHNISLFLVLAFPFTAFTQSGKLSFDATGTLNDWYKNAVTVQGGAWMLPSDSMNVVTLLYDYKSGGLRKSQVARTQRDITVETYGWQPLNKLLLSGYFGYARHLHDSVSWSLAPREPLTAEGNPYYYASRKAGNWDDEQYQIGGNLMLPLHQNWMAGGGVRYKAGAGARSNDPRPQMNNHQVDFSAGVGYKRNAFKIHLDASYGYGSAEQGVTYSNDDDNNTPAAVDYIVYDFLGYGFYRYRAALRMEQRVKLWRTGIQLSMPMAGGTMFHQVRYSRQTDSSFRETTGASGVIFDELGMYTLNAFQGNHRWIKRGLMAFLLWDMKTGEDFNKVLLNGFNYRYSRKQAAFGVRFQHKSGYVSGWLFQGQTGFSQQQWQDGNTQHDAMDAAVTVDFSASKRFPVREKNGWEVYGTFGARVNTLSYLNAPPSQINLFTQAVAYPNAQYAQTDQFKTGTAVTYIHQLLPGKYMRCSLFANCDNALNGYDTPLNKADPFVPSGRRLHAGARLQFLF; this is encoded by the coding sequence ATGTACAGCAGATTCCACAATATTTCTCTATTCCTGGTACTGGCATTTCCGTTTACCGCTTTCACGCAAAGCGGTAAACTTTCTTTTGATGCCACCGGCACTTTAAACGATTGGTATAAAAATGCAGTTACCGTGCAGGGCGGCGCGTGGATGCTTCCAAGCGACAGCATGAATGTGGTTACCCTGCTATATGACTATAAAAGCGGCGGCCTGAGGAAAAGTCAGGTGGCCAGAACGCAGCGAGACATCACTGTGGAAACCTATGGCTGGCAACCCCTGAACAAACTTTTGCTGAGCGGGTATTTTGGTTATGCCCGACACCTGCACGACAGTGTATCATGGAGTCTGGCTCCACGTGAACCCTTAACCGCAGAAGGCAATCCCTATTATTACGCATCCAGAAAGGCCGGTAACTGGGATGATGAACAATACCAGATCGGCGGAAACCTCATGCTGCCACTGCATCAGAACTGGATGGCCGGAGGCGGCGTCCGGTATAAGGCAGGAGCGGGCGCCAGGAGCAATGATCCCAGACCCCAAATGAACAACCACCAGGTAGACTTTTCCGCAGGTGTAGGGTACAAACGCAATGCGTTTAAAATACACCTGGATGCCTCCTACGGATACGGGTCTGCTGAACAGGGAGTAACCTATAGTAATGATGACGATAACAACACGCCCGCGGCAGTGGATTACATCGTGTATGATTTCCTGGGGTATGGCTTCTACCGTTACCGGGCCGCACTTCGCATGGAACAACGCGTGAAGCTATGGCGCACCGGTATTCAACTCAGCATGCCCATGGCTGGAGGAACCATGTTCCACCAGGTGCGTTACAGTCGCCAGACCGACAGCAGTTTCAGGGAAACAACCGGCGCCTCAGGCGTAATATTCGATGAACTCGGCATGTACACGCTGAATGCGTTCCAGGGAAACCACAGATGGATAAAACGTGGCCTGATGGCATTTCTGCTATGGGATATGAAGACCGGGGAGGATTTTAATAAAGTATTGCTGAATGGATTCAATTACAGGTACAGCCGCAAACAGGCGGCATTCGGTGTAAGGTTTCAACATAAATCAGGATACGTTTCAGGATGGTTATTCCAGGGCCAGACAGGATTTTCGCAACAACAGTGGCAGGACGGCAATACACAGCACGACGCGATGGACGCAGCCGTAACCGTTGATTTTTCGGCATCTAAACGGTTCCCGGTCAGGGAAAAAAATGGATGGGAAGTCTATGGAACTTTTGGCGCACGGGTAAATACATTGAGTTACCTCAATGCTCCCCCGTCACAAATCAACCTCTTCACCCAGGCCGTGGCTTATCCCAACGCACAGTACGCGCAAACGGATCAGTTTAAAACCGGTACCGCGGTTACCTATATTCACCAGTTACTACCGGGAAAATATATGCGCTGTTCGCTGTTCGCGAATTGTGATAATGCGTTGAACGGATATGACACCCCATTAAACAAAGCCGATCCGTTCGTTCCATCCGGCAGGCGTTTACATGCAGGGGCCAGACTACAATTTCTTTTTTAA
- a CDS encoding cytochrome-c peroxidase, translating to MKGRNFRIILAITAALAVGRAFTTPPTPDDKRIAWKSFSDSLRKWYQAPVDKWPRPVTDSSVQWVELGPLPESVIAGDSSLRPMVELGKFLFFDPRLSGSNQISCATCHEPELGWTNGRTTGIGHDHVAGSRNVPSLFNIGHLRDFFWDGRSPSLEQQAVAPISNDVEMHELPGQLEEELAAIPLYRKKFKEVFSTEQIHLDQITKAIATFEKSITSRKAPFDLFLEGKFKTMSDEQVYGLHIFRTKAGCMNCHNGPLFTDQQFHNIGLSYYGRKFEDFGRYAVTKRKEDVGKFRTPSLRDVMLTRPWMHNGLFDDIDGIINLYNAGGARPKPRNEQLKDSLFPTTSVLLKPLGLSAEEKKALAAFLQAISSNTSWRMPRPVYGNE from the coding sequence ATGAAAGGCAGAAATTTCAGGATCATACTCGCGATAACGGCGGCCCTGGCAGTTGGCCGGGCATTTACAACGCCCCCTACACCCGACGATAAACGGATCGCATGGAAATCTTTTTCAGATTCCCTCCGGAAATGGTACCAGGCACCGGTTGACAAATGGCCACGCCCGGTTACAGATTCTTCTGTACAATGGGTGGAACTGGGACCATTACCTGAATCCGTTATTGCTGGCGACAGTTCCCTCCGGCCCATGGTAGAACTGGGGAAATTCCTTTTTTTTGACCCGCGTTTATCCGGTTCAAACCAGATATCCTGCGCCACTTGTCATGAGCCTGAACTGGGTTGGACGAATGGCCGCACCACTGGTATCGGTCACGACCATGTTGCAGGAAGCCGGAATGTGCCCTCCCTTTTCAACATTGGTCACCTGCGTGATTTTTTTTGGGACGGCAGATCACCTTCTTTAGAACAACAAGCGGTAGCTCCGATCAGCAATGACGTGGAGATGCATGAACTGCCCGGACAACTGGAAGAAGAACTGGCGGCGATCCCACTTTACAGGAAAAAATTCAAAGAAGTTTTCAGTACCGAACAGATTCACCTGGACCAGATCACAAAGGCCATCGCCACTTTTGAAAAGAGTATCACCAGCAGAAAGGCCCCCTTCGATCTTTTCCTGGAAGGGAAATTCAAAACCATGAGCGATGAACAGGTTTATGGTCTTCATATTTTCAGAACTAAGGCCGGCTGTATGAATTGCCACAATGGTCCACTGTTTACCGATCAGCAATTCCACAACATCGGGCTCAGTTATTATGGCAGAAAATTTGAGGACTTCGGAAGGTATGCTGTGACCAAAAGAAAAGAAGATGTGGGAAAATTCAGGACCCCTTCCTTGCGCGACGTAATGCTTACCCGTCCATGGATGCACAATGGCCTTTTCGATGATATAGACGGGATTATTAACCTCTATAATGCAGGTGGCGCAAGACCCAAACCCAGAAACGAACAATTAAAAGATTCGCTGTTTCCTACCACATCAGTGCTCCTGAAACCGCTGGGGCTCTCAGCGGAAGAGAAAAAAGCCCTGGCCGCGTTTTTACAGGCCATCAGCAGCAATACATCCTGGAGAATGCCAAGACCGGTTTATGGGAATGAATAA